In one window of Acidimicrobiia bacterium DNA:
- the atpC gene encoding ATP synthase F1 subunit epsilon — protein MNPTFPVIIVSPEQVLYEGEGEMVVCRTVEGEIAFMPGHQPLLGALGTAKVRVIQPDGEQTAAVHEGFVEVTGDRVVVLSDVAELPDQIDVSRAQAAKERAEAALRSDPENEESKAALARADLRLEVAGAVPG, from the coding sequence ATGAACCCGACGTTTCCCGTCATCATCGTTTCGCCCGAGCAGGTGCTCTACGAGGGCGAAGGCGAGATGGTGGTGTGTCGCACCGTCGAGGGTGAGATCGCATTCATGCCCGGCCATCAGCCGCTGCTCGGCGCGCTGGGCACGGCCAAGGTTCGCGTGATCCAGCCCGACGGTGAGCAGACGGCCGCCGTGCACGAGGGGTTCGTCGAGGTGACGGGGGATCGCGTGGTCGTCCTCTCCGACGTGGCCGAGCTCCCTGATCAGATCGACGTCTCGCGCGCACAGGCGGCCAAGGAGCGGGCCGAAGCGGCGCTGCGGTCCGACCCGGAGAACGAAGAGTCCAAAGCTGCACTCGCCCGAGCCGACCTGCGTCTCGAGGTTGCCGGCGCTGTTCCGGGGTAA
- the atpF gene encoding F0F1 ATP synthase subunit B, which yields MRIRQPWFAPLRPPGRPVRTPLRARRIMLAGVLAGMTVFGAAAPASAADPGEKFGEHLLHCTEEAIDLATPKDQYLAFRNALEDCQKSPSIISPATPELLWGGIAFLIVAVALMKFAFPGLKKALAAREEKIRGDLEGAERARREAEEEKARYEAQLGDARVEANRIVEEAREAAEQVRRDLVARAESDAADIRARAQEDARLAADRAMSDLQQRVGEMSIELAERIVERNLDRDTQMALVDSYIASVGDSK from the coding sequence ATGCGCATCCGACAACCGTGGTTTGCTCCGCTGCGTCCTCCCGGCCGTCCGGTCAGGACTCCGCTTCGCGCACGTCGGATCATGCTCGCCGGTGTGCTCGCCGGCATGACGGTGTTCGGCGCGGCCGCGCCTGCGTCCGCAGCGGACCCGGGTGAGAAGTTCGGGGAGCACTTGCTCCATTGCACCGAGGAAGCGATCGACCTGGCGACGCCGAAGGATCAGTACCTCGCGTTTCGTAACGCACTCGAGGACTGCCAGAAGTCTCCGAGCATCATCTCGCCGGCCACGCCGGAGCTGCTCTGGGGTGGCATCGCGTTCTTGATCGTTGCCGTGGCGCTGATGAAGTTCGCGTTCCCCGGCCTCAAGAAGGCTCTTGCTGCCCGCGAGGAGAAGATCCGCGGCGACCTCGAGGGTGCCGAGCGGGCTCGGCGCGAGGCCGAGGAGGAAAAGGCTCGGTACGAGGCGCAGCTCGGCGACGCCCGTGTCGAAGCGAACCGGATCGTCGAGGAAGCGCGTGAGGCGGCCGAGCAAGTGCGACGCGATCTGGTGGCCCGGGCGGAGAGCGACGCGGCCGACATCCGTGCCCGAGCGCAAGAAGACGCCCGGCTCGCGGCCGACCGCGCGATGAGCGATCTCCAGCAACGCGTGGGCGAGATGTCCATCGAGCTGGCGGAGCGGATCGTCGAGCGGAACCTGGACCGCGACACGCAGATGGCACTCGTGGACAGCTACATCGCCTCGGTGGGAGACAGCAAGTGA
- a CDS encoding F0F1 ATP synthase subunit gamma, with protein MAGQERALRRRIRTVQSTKKITRAMELIAASRIVRAQGRVQAAVPYSDAITEVVRDLAAAGAGRDSALLTPRPEVKKVAHVVIAADRGLCGGYNSSVIRAAEGSMRENAALGRDYALVLVGRKVESYFRYRNFRIDAVFSGFSDQPSYEDARSIARAVEVPFLAGEYDLVELVYTRFVSAGRQEIVVRPMMPLDLQILEGGDARPDARTEGEVPPGYEFEPSPEEILQQLLPVYAEARLYAALLNAAASEHAARQRAMKAATDNADDLITGLTRVMNRARQDAITSEIMEIVGGAEAQRKDKNAGHSADADHDATEHRPGAAA; from the coding sequence ATGGCTGGTCAGGAACGTGCACTGCGGCGGCGAATCCGCACCGTGCAGTCCACGAAGAAGATCACGCGCGCGATGGAGCTGATCGCCGCGAGTCGGATCGTGCGCGCGCAGGGTCGAGTGCAAGCGGCGGTCCCGTACAGCGACGCGATCACCGAGGTCGTCCGCGACCTCGCCGCGGCCGGTGCGGGCCGAGACAGCGCACTCCTGACGCCTCGTCCCGAGGTCAAGAAGGTTGCCCACGTCGTGATCGCGGCCGACCGGGGTCTCTGCGGCGGGTACAACTCGTCGGTCATCCGCGCCGCTGAGGGCTCGATGCGCGAGAACGCGGCGCTGGGCCGCGACTACGCGCTGGTCCTCGTGGGTCGGAAGGTGGAGAGCTACTTCCGGTATCGAAACTTCCGCATCGACGCCGTGTTCTCCGGGTTCTCGGATCAGCCGTCGTACGAAGACGCTCGCTCGATCGCACGGGCCGTGGAAGTGCCGTTCCTCGCCGGCGAGTACGACCTGGTCGAGCTCGTGTACACCCGGTTCGTGTCGGCCGGACGCCAAGAGATCGTCGTGCGACCGATGATGCCGCTGGATCTCCAGATCCTCGAAGGCGGCGACGCCCGCCCTGACGCGCGCACCGAGGGCGAGGTACCACCCGGGTACGAGTTCGAGCCATCGCCGGAGGAGATCCTGCAGCAGCTCCTTCCTGTGTATGCCGAAGCGCGCCTCTACGCCGCGCTCCTGAACGCAGCTGCGTCGGAGCACGCTGCTCGCCAGCGGGCAATGAAGGCGGCCACCGACAACGCCGACGACCTGATCACGGGTCTGACGCGGGTGATGAACCGCGCGCGCCAGGACGCCATCACCAGCGAGATCATGGAGATCGTCGGTGGCGCCGAGGCGCAGCGCAAGGACAAGAACGCCGGCCACTCAGCCGATGCCGATCACGACGCCACCGAGCACCGACCAGGAGCTGCTGCATGA
- the atpD gene encoding F0F1 ATP synthase subunit beta, with protein sequence MTVTADTSADTELKDGRVVAIAGPVVDIEFPPDALPEINFALEMEAELEGETITIVAEVAQQIGEGRCRAICMKPTDGLTRGAVVRNTGSGIKMPVGDGVLGHVFNVIGEPLDTTADKLTGIEDHWEIHRPSPPFDQLEARALMFETGIKVIDLLEPYVQGGKIGLFGGAGVGKTVLIQEMIQRVATQHGGVSVFAGVGERTREGTDLWLEMQESGVIEKTALIYGQMDEPPGVRLRVALSALTVAEYFRDVKNQDVLLFVDNIFRFVQAGSEVSTLLGRMPSAVGYQPTLADEMGELQERITSTKGHSITSMQAVYVPADDYTDPAPFTTFTHLDATTELSRQIAALGIYPAVDPLASTSNILAPEIVGERHYNVARRVQEILQRYKELQDIIAILGLDELSEDDKVTVSRARKIQRFLSQPFFVGEVFTGLKGIYVPVEETVESFEAIVQGELDETPEQAFFNVGGVESVLAKAKTLQES encoded by the coding sequence ATGACTGTCACCGCCGACACCTCTGCCGACACTGAGCTCAAAGACGGGCGCGTGGTGGCTATCGCGGGCCCCGTCGTCGACATCGAGTTCCCTCCCGACGCGCTGCCCGAGATCAACTTCGCGCTGGAGATGGAGGCCGAGCTCGAAGGTGAGACGATCACGATCGTCGCCGAGGTCGCCCAGCAGATCGGCGAGGGCCGCTGTCGCGCGATCTGCATGAAGCCGACCGACGGGCTCACACGAGGTGCGGTCGTCCGCAACACCGGGTCCGGCATCAAGATGCCCGTCGGCGACGGCGTGCTCGGTCACGTGTTCAACGTGATCGGCGAGCCCCTCGACACCACGGCCGACAAGCTGACCGGCATCGAGGACCACTGGGAGATCCACCGGCCGTCGCCGCCGTTCGACCAGCTCGAAGCGCGTGCGCTCATGTTCGAGACCGGCATCAAGGTGATCGACCTGCTCGAGCCGTACGTGCAGGGCGGCAAGATCGGCCTGTTCGGTGGCGCGGGCGTGGGCAAGACCGTGCTCATCCAGGAGATGATCCAGCGCGTCGCCACGCAGCACGGTGGTGTCTCGGTTTTCGCCGGTGTGGGCGAGCGCACGCGTGAGGGCACCGACCTCTGGCTCGAGATGCAGGAGTCCGGCGTCATCGAGAAGACGGCCCTCATCTACGGGCAGATGGACGAGCCGCCTGGTGTGCGCCTGCGCGTCGCGCTCTCGGCGCTCACCGTCGCCGAGTACTTCCGAGACGTGAAGAACCAGGACGTGCTCCTCTTCGTCGACAACATCTTCCGCTTCGTGCAGGCCGGCTCCGAGGTCTCGACGCTCCTCGGCCGCATGCCGTCGGCGGTGGGCTACCAGCCGACGTTGGCCGACGAGATGGGTGAGCTCCAGGAGCGGATCACGTCCACGAAGGGTCACTCGATCACCTCGATGCAAGCCGTGTACGTGCCGGCCGACGACTACACCGACCCGGCGCCGTTCACGACGTTCACGCACCTGGACGCCACGACCGAGCTCTCGCGTCAGATCGCCGCGCTCGGCATCTATCCCGCGGTCGACCCACTGGCCTCGACGTCCAACATCCTTGCGCCCGAGATCGTCGGGGAACGTCATTACAACGTGGCGCGGCGCGTGCAGGAGATTCTCCAGCGCTACAAGGAGCTCCAAGACATCATCGCCATCCTCGGACTCGACGAGCTCTCGGAAGACGACAAGGTCACGGTGTCGAGAGCTCGCAAGATCCAGCGGTTCCTCTCGCAGCCGTTCTTCGTCGGCGAGGTGTTCACCGGCTTGAAGGGCATCTACGTGCCCGTGGAGGAGACGGTGGAGAGCTTCGAGGCGATTGTGCAGGGCGAGCTCGACGAGACCCCGGAGCAGGCGTTCTTCAACGTCGGTGGTGTCGAATCCGTGCTCGCCAAGGCCAAGACGCTCCAAGAGTCGTGA
- the atpE gene encoding ATP synthase F0 subunit C: protein MKSALGSVGYGLAAIGPGVGIGLIVGQAIQAMARQPEMQGTVRTTMFLGIAFAEALALIGFVLKFI from the coding sequence CTGAAGAGCGCACTCGGTTCCGTTGGCTACGGACTCGCAGCCATCGGGCCCGGCGTGGGCATCGGTCTCATCGTGGGGCAGGCCATCCAGGCGATGGCCCGCCAGCCCGAGATGCAGGGCACGGTGCGCACGACGATGTTCCTCGGCATCGCGTTTGCCGAAGCGCTCGCGCTCATCGGGTTCGTCCTCAAGTTCATCTGA
- the atpA gene encoding F0F1 ATP synthase subunit alpha: MAELTISADDIAAALRKHVESFVPSLEAARVGRVLEVGDGIARVAGLPETAVNELLEFEGGTLGLALNLDEDSIGAVILGEADEVEEGHAVTATGRILSVPVGDAMVGRVVNALGQAIDGKGPIATTETRRLEVQAPGIVGRKPVHEPLQTGIKAIDAMTPIGRGQRELIIGDRKTGKTTVAIDTILNQRGQGVKCIYVAIGQKGSSVAQTVATLEEHGAMEYTVVVSAPAADEAVFKFLAPYAGCAMGQHWMDNGEHALVVYDDLSKQAESYRQLALLLRRPPGREAYPGDVFYLHSRLLERAAKLNDERGAGSLTALPIIETKAGDVSAYIPTNVISITDGQIYLVDDLFKSGVRPAVDVGISVSRVGGAAQIKAMKGVSGTLKLDLAQFRELEAFATFGSELDAVSRAQLDRGERLVELLKQPLNSPMPVEEQVVSIYAGTSGALDDIPASEVRRFENELLEWMRTRHAGLLSEVRDTGSLPVGEAIESAVAGFKASFAASVGGGTGPAADPSATDADAPGDPESDKTLKTE, encoded by the coding sequence ATGGCAGAACTGACGATCAGCGCTGATGACATCGCCGCGGCGCTGCGCAAGCACGTCGAGTCCTTTGTGCCGTCGCTCGAGGCGGCGCGGGTCGGTCGGGTCCTGGAAGTGGGTGACGGGATCGCCCGTGTCGCGGGTCTCCCCGAGACCGCGGTGAACGAGCTGCTCGAGTTCGAGGGCGGCACGCTCGGCCTCGCGCTCAACCTCGACGAAGACTCGATCGGCGCGGTGATCCTCGGCGAGGCCGACGAGGTCGAGGAGGGCCATGCGGTCACGGCGACCGGGCGCATCCTCTCGGTGCCCGTCGGCGACGCCATGGTCGGACGAGTCGTGAACGCCCTCGGTCAGGCCATCGACGGCAAGGGACCGATCGCGACCACGGAGACGCGTCGACTCGAGGTGCAGGCACCTGGCATCGTCGGTCGCAAGCCCGTCCACGAGCCCCTGCAGACCGGCATCAAGGCCATCGACGCGATGACGCCCATCGGGCGTGGTCAGCGTGAGCTCATCATCGGCGACCGCAAGACCGGGAAGACGACGGTTGCGATCGACACGATCCTCAACCAGCGCGGCCAGGGCGTGAAGTGCATCTACGTCGCGATCGGCCAGAAGGGATCGTCGGTCGCGCAGACGGTTGCCACGCTCGAGGAGCACGGCGCCATGGAGTACACGGTCGTCGTGAGCGCGCCGGCCGCCGACGAGGCGGTGTTCAAGTTCCTCGCGCCCTACGCCGGGTGCGCGATGGGGCAGCACTGGATGGATAACGGGGAGCACGCGCTCGTTGTGTACGACGACCTGTCCAAGCAAGCCGAGTCGTACCGCCAGCTCGCACTCCTGTTGCGGCGCCCGCCCGGTCGGGAGGCCTACCCCGGCGATGTCTTCTACCTGCACAGCCGGTTGCTCGAGCGCGCCGCCAAGCTGAACGACGAGCGCGGCGCGGGATCGCTGACCGCGCTGCCGATCATCGAGACGAAGGCCGGTGACGTCTCGGCCTACATCCCCACGAACGTGATCTCGATCACCGATGGGCAGATCTACCTCGTCGACGACTTGTTCAAGTCGGGAGTTCGTCCGGCGGTGGACGTGGGCATCTCGGTGTCCCGCGTCGGCGGTGCCGCGCAGATCAAGGCGATGAAGGGTGTGTCGGGAACGCTGAAGCTCGACCTCGCGCAGTTCCGCGAGCTCGAGGCGTTTGCGACGTTCGGCTCCGAGCTCGACGCGGTCTCGCGTGCACAGCTCGACCGTGGTGAGCGCCTCGTCGAGCTGCTCAAGCAACCACTGAACTCTCCGATGCCGGTCGAGGAGCAGGTCGTTTCGATCTACGCGGGCACGTCAGGTGCGCTCGACGACATCCCCGCGTCGGAGGTGCGCCGGTTCGAGAACGAGCTGCTCGAATGGATGCGGACCCGCCACGCGGGCCTCTTGTCCGAGGTCCGCGACACGGGGTCTCTTCCCGTGGGTGAGGCGATCGAGTCGGCGGTCGCGGGGTTCAAGGCGTCTTTCGCGGCGTCGGTCGGTGGCGGCACCGGACCTGCGGCCGACCCCAGCGCGACCGACGCCGACGCGCCCGGCGATCCCGAGTCCGACAAAACGCTCAAGACGGAATAG
- the atpH gene encoding ATP synthase F1 subunit delta: MSKVDAYAESLLQVARAEGHLAAVEDDLFRLARTYESSDDLRMGLTDPKLPVERRIAVIEELMGNKALATSTALASMLVAAGQAADLPEIVNRFVELAAAEREHEVAEVRSAVPLDDGQLERLAAALSTATGKNVEVKVVIDPSVLGGLVARVGDTVIDGSVRHRLDQLKELI, from the coding sequence ATGAGCAAGGTCGACGCGTACGCCGAGTCGCTCCTTCAGGTTGCGCGCGCTGAAGGTCATCTGGCTGCGGTCGAAGATGACCTGTTCCGACTGGCGCGCACCTACGAGAGCTCCGACGATCTGCGCATGGGGCTCACCGACCCGAAGCTGCCCGTAGAGCGGCGGATCGCCGTGATCGAGGAGCTCATGGGCAACAAGGCGCTCGCCACGAGCACCGCGTTGGCCTCGATGCTCGTCGCAGCCGGGCAAGCCGCCGATCTGCCCGAGATCGTCAACCGGTTCGTCGAGCTGGCTGCGGCCGAGCGTGAGCACGAGGTGGCCGAGGTGCGCAGCGCCGTGCCACTCGATGACGGCCAGCTCGAGCGGCTTGCCGCGGCGCTCAGTACTGCGACCGGCAAGAACGTCGAGGTGAAGGTGGTCATCGACCCGTCGGTGCTCGGCGGACTGGTTGCGCGCGTCGGCGACACCGTCATCGACGGCTCCGTCCGTCACCGCCTTGATCAGCTGAAGGAGCTCATCTAG